In Exiguobacterium sp. 9-2, the genomic window ACAATGAAATAGACGATGAACGCACTTAAGCTGACCAAAGTGACGCCATAGAGACCAGCAACTCCTGCTGTTACACCGAATAAAGTGTGCAACATCAAAAAGAGATACTGATTGTTTTGTTCGAGTGCGGCATCCGTCGCTTTGACTTGATAGCGATTGATGAAAAAGGAAAAGACGAGCGCCGTTCCATACCACCCGAAGAAATTCTGTGTCGGAATATCGTAATACCAGCCACCGTCTTGCCAAAGCCAATACGATTTCACGTTAGCAGCAACAGGATCGATCGCTAAATCGAGCCAAACGGCAAACAATGGAACGAGAATCAGTGTACTATAGCGAAATGAGAACAAACGGGAGAAAGCGAGACTCGCACCCATGACCGACAACCATGCAGCCCCAATCGTAATCGGCACACCTAATAACTGGACACCGAAATCCGACTCGTAACGATATGTTCCGAACGGCCAACCGGTATGGACCCCAATCGACTCAATGATGATCGAACCAAAAAAGATGAAGGGGATGACAAGACGTCCCTTCGGTAAGACATGCCAAAAATAGAGAGCTGCGTATAAGCCGGAAGCGAATAAAAAGACGGCATTGGCCCACTCGAGCCAAGGGGGAAGTAACGAAAAACCGACTAAGATCAAGCCAATGGCGAACCAAATCGAAAAGAAAATCCAAAGACGTTTATGAAACTGCTCCATGCGTGACATTCCTCCATTTCCAAAATAGCTTCTGTCATAAGTATACCCATATATCTTGAAAACGAGCGAGGGAGAAGCGGTCTTATAAAAAAAGTGGTCCGGCTTCTCGCAAGAGAAACCGAACCACTTCCTATCATCATCCGTTTGAATGTTGTTTTTGCTTCTTCTTTTTGATAAATGAGAAAAGGAGAAACGCGATATACAAAGGAACAGCAACGAACCAAAACGTCGACCACTCATTGCTACGCGCAATCATGACATACGTCACGTACAGCAACGTAAAGGTGATGACGAACGTATGGCGCGGAACGGGAATGTCTTTAAAGCTTGGAATCTTGACACGACTGACCATCAAGAAGGCAAGACCTGTGAAGACAAGTGGGACCATCAAGTCGTTCATTCGTCCGCTAAACAACGTGACGACAGCCAAAATACCACCTGCCGCTGTAATCGGTACACCTGAAAAATAAGCAGATGCCACATTCGTTGCCGATAAATTAAACCGGGCAAGACGGAATGCGCCGAACAACGGGAACAGAGCAGAGATTAGTAAACCAACTTCTCCGAATTCATAGAAATACGTATAGTAGGCCATCATTGCAGGTGCGACACCGAATGTCACGATATCTGCTAATGAGTCCAGTTCTTTTCCGAAGTCGCCTGCTACACCAAGCATCCGAGCAAGACGTCCGTCCAGACTATCAAGCATCATCGCGATGACGATTAGTAAGGTGGCATTTTGAAAATCACCTTTTGCTGCCATGACGATGGCTAAAAAACCACAATACAGATTTCCGAACGTAAATAGGTTGGGTATTGAATTACGAACACGATCTTTCCACAAAATGATTCCTCCTGCCACTTCATCGATACTACTCATCATACCATAATTAGGAGATGGAATTCAGCCGTTCGTAAAGAGAATCCCCTGAGTGAAAGATAAAAAATCATGAGGATTCAATCGAACTTGATGTCCACGTTTTCCAGCGGATATGATGATGAATGGTTCATGGATAGCACGATCCGATAAAAGAACCGGAAAATTCTTCTTAGCACCGATGGCAGAGACACCACCTCGAATATAGCCAGTCAGGAATTCTAACTCCTTCATCGGAACAAGCGCGACTTTTTTCGAATGCAATGCTTTAGCCGCTGCCTTTAGAGAGAGTTCTTCTTCCCCCGAAATGACGACGAAGACATATTTATTTTCGACCATTTTCAAAACAAGGGTTTTAAAAATGGTCGAAAGGGGGTAATTAATCTTTCTAGCGGCGGCTTCAGCAGATAAATCATCAAGATCAACAGAATAAGTGAGGGATTCAAAGTCAATCTTAGACTGCTTCAGAAGCCTCTCGACGTTCGTTTTGCTCATGTGTTTCTCCTTTGACGAGTGAGTATTGAACCCATTTCCGTCCGTGCCAACGTTTCATGGCGAAAATGCCACGGAACCATTCGTCAGCAGAGAAGGCAATCCAGATTCCAAGTAAACCGAGACCGAAACCAAGACCAAGTGTATAACTTAGGACGACCGCGATTCCCCACATCGATAGAATACCGATGGCGACAGGGAAACGAACATCTCCTGCCGATTTAAGAGTTCCCATCAGTACGATGTTCATTGCGCGACCTGGTTCAAGAATGACACTTGCCCAGAGTAGTGGGATACCGATTGCAATGATTTCAGGACTCGATGTGAACGCTGATAGAATCGATGAACCGAATGAAGCAAGAGCGACAGCTGAGATGAAGCTTGCGAAAACAGCGATCTTCAATGTTTTCACAGCACGTCCGTATGCTTGTTCAAATTGTTGAGCACCAACTTGGCGTGCGACGAGTAATTGAGTTCCTTGAGCGATGGCAAGCGTAAATAGGAAACAAAGCATCGTGATGTTTGATACATAAACACGAGCAGACAACGCTGCTTCACCAATTGTTGCGATGAATCCTGTGATGATGAGTTGTGAGAATTGATACGAGATCCCTTCACCAGCAGATGGGATTCCGATGTTCATGATTCGTTTCACATCCTCACGATTGAAATGAATCAAGTCTTTTACTGTAAAACGTAAAGAAAGTTTGCGGTAAACGACAAAGAACAACACAAGGACAGCGATTGTCCGGGCGATGACGATCGACCAAGCGACACCAGCAACACCGAGAACGGGAATGCCGAAGAGTCCAAGAACAGCGATGACGTTACCAAAAGCACTAACGAAATTCATGAGTAGCGTGACGTACATAGCATTTTTAGTGAATCCATGACTCCGAAGAATCGCACCCAGTGTCAGTGAGATGGCTTCTAAGAAAAGGAACAAACCAACGATCTTAATGAACGTTTCGCCATAAACGAGGGTCTCTCCTTCTAATGAGAAAAATCCAAGAAGTTGTCTTCCGAACAAGACGACGGTCAGAGAAACGATGAGACCGGTATACAAGTTAATTGCAAAAGCGGATCGAGCAGTTTGGCGAGCATTTTGTGTCTTTCTTGCACCAAGATACTGACCAATGATGATCGTTGCACCGACCGATGTGATATTGAATAAAATGATGAAGATATTCAAAATTTGATTGGATACGCCGACTGCCGCAGCAGCGCTATCCGAGTAATAACTTAAAATCAACGTTGCAATGATTCCGAGACTCATATGCAGTGCGATTTCAATGAATAATGGCCACGTAATGTGGAATAAGCTTGGTTGCTTGACTGTTTTCATAAAATAAATCCCCTTTGTTTCATAAAACGAATAGTGTTTCTTTATCTTTTTGAAACTATACGCCTTCAATTTTCATAATGAAAGAGGGTTTTTTGTCTTTCATCGAAAAAATAGAGATTTAAAAGGATTTTCATAAAATATCACGAATACATCATAATGAACAATCATTCATTTTTAAAAGGTAGGGGAATCCGATGAAACGAGAACTGAATTATGTCGTCAAGGATCAGATTGCGACGTTAACGCTCGCTCGACCGAAACAATTGAATGCATTAACCTCGAATTTATTAGAAGAACTCGCAGACGCTTTAGAAGAAGCAAATCAAGATGAAGAAGTACGAGTCATCGTCTTGACTGGTGAAGGACGCGGTTTTTGCGCAGGACAAGACTTAAAAACTGTCTCTCCTGAGCTCGACCATGGTGAATATCTAAAGCAGTATTACCATCCTGTCGTTTGGGCAATCGCTAAATCGAAAAAACCGACGATTGCTGCCATCAATGGTGTAGCGGCAGGTGCCGGTTTATCATTGACGCTTGCCTGCGATTTCCGGCTCGTCCACGCTGAAGCGAAATTGTCGCTCGGATTCATCAATATCGGTCTTGTCCCGGATGCAGGAGCTCCGTATTTCTTACCTCGGCTAATCGGTGCAGCAAAAGCAACGGAGCTTGCGTTACTCGGTGATACGATATCAGCAGACGAAGCCGTTTCGCTCAATCTTGCGACACGAAGCATCGAATCAGAGAAATTTGGAGAAGAGGTCACAGCTTTTGCTCGTCAGCTAGCGAATCGTCCGACGAAAGTGATCGGGTACATTAAGCAGCTGCAAGCAGCGAGTTATGAAAATAATTTGGAGGAAATGCTCGCTCAAGAAATCGTCTACCAGTCACGTGCTGGAAAAACGGAAGACCATCGTCATGCTGTTGAATCCTTCATCGAAAAAAAACGCCCTGTTTTTGTCGGACGATGAATCGAAGAACATAGGAAGAACATATATAGAAGAAAGACGTCGGAAACGCACGATGCGCCGACGTCTTTTTAATTCAATTTCTTTTTGATTTTTCGTGCGGTCGCATGTGTACGGTTCGTCAATCCTGTAGAGATACGGAATAGTAAAATTCCAAGAAAAGCAGAAACAAAAATGTATATCCCAGTCAATGTCACGAATGCACCACTAGCGAGCGTGATGAAAAGTATCGAAAATTCACCACGTGGACCAAGACAGAAGCCAGATTCGATCGCATGATAATTCGATAAACCAAAGGACCTTCCGCCGAGGTAACCGACTAAGAATTTAGAGACGACTCCCCAAATGACAAGAGCGAAGAAAAATAGATCAATCGGTAATCCGTCAGTCAACTCAAATGACATTCCGAACGTGATAAAGAACAATGGTAATAATAAGTCTTGAAACGGAGTGACTAGTCGTCTAAGATAACGCGTCTCATCCAGTTCGGTTAACAGAATACCGATGATAAAGGCGCCAAGTACTTCTGACAATCCGAATAAAATACCGATACCGGAAAATAACAAGATTAACCCGATGATTCCGATGCCGGCATCAGGATGACGGTAGAGTGAATCGACGAGACGTTTCCGTCTTCGGATGAATAACGTCATGATGATTAAAGCAATGAAGAAGAAGGCGAACCCTAAAAAGATGATGCTGATTTTGGCAACCGAGAACGTCTCAGTCCCTAAAACGAACGGGGCCGTCGTCAGTAGGATCGGTGCCATCAAATCTTCGAAGACGAGTAAGGACAGCACGAAGCGATTCACATCCTGATGTTTATCCGGTTCCCGATCGAGCAGTCGAGCTGAAATCGAAGAACTCGTCGCATACAAGACACAGCCGATCAAAAACGATTCGGCGATGGAAAAACCGAACGATAAAGTCAACAGGATTGTTCCACCAAACGAAAGTAGAATATCGATGACTCCTGCTTTCCAAATGGAACGGAGCTGAATCAGCAAGTCCGCCACTGAAAATTTTAGGCCGAGTAAAAAGAACAGGACGATGATGCCCGCTTCTCCTCCGAGTTTCAGTTCTTCGGGAGGATCGTAATAAAATCCAAGGACGATTCCAATCAAGATGAAGGCCAGAATACTCGGGATGTGGAATCGTTCACTCAAGTAACTGATCGTAAACAAGCCAATGAGGATGAGACCGGCGTAAAAGAAAATTTCCATGGAGGATGTCCTCCTTTCTGTACCCTATACCCTAATTCGATGGCATTCATTAACTTGTTTTTATCTTGGAGAACGGATACAGAAAAAAGCCTGTACACAAAACTTCTTTTTAGAAGGTGGGTGTACAGGCTTTTAGGTGGTTATAAGACTTGAACGATCGTTCCAGAATACGCGGGGAGAGAAACATCAAGTGTCTGCTGGTGCGTGTTCGTCAATAAATCAAGTCCTCGACCAGCTTGTGGAGCGGTCAGCGAAACAGGAACATCTGAATTGTTGAAGTAGATATAATACAATCCTTCCGGGCTCATGCGACGCATGATGATCGTATTCGTCTCATCATTCGCATGAACGAAAGAAATGTGACCTTGGTTCGCAAGCGTCTTATGCTGCTTTCGAAGCTGTAACAAGTGTCGCGTATAGGCGAATAACTCCTGATCCTGCTCCTCTGGATCCCATGGCATGCATTTCCGACAGCCTGGATCTTGATCGCCATCGAGACCGATTTCATCACCATAATAGATGACGGGACTACCCGAGAACGTCAACATCGATAACAAGAGAAGACGAAGCTTTTGTTTGTTATTGCCAGCACGCGTCAACGCACGTGGTGTATCGTGTGAACCGATTAAATTAAAGGTCACTTCATTGACATTCATCGTGTTTGAGAACAATACATGCGACATATCGTTCGCATACGAAGTTGCTTTAGTCTTATCTAAAGCAAAGAAATTCAAAGCGGCATTCGTAAATGGATAGTTCATGACGGCGTCAAACTGGTCACCGAGCAACCATTCCTGTGAGTCATGCCAAATTTCACCAAGGATATACGTGTCAGGGTTGACTTCCTTAACGACTTGACGGAAATCACGCCAAAATGCGTGATCGACCTCGTTGGCGACGTCGAGTCGCCAGCCATCGATTCCGAATTCCTCGACCCAATAGCGGGCGACATGGAGTAAGTATGACTTTACTTCATCGTTCTCGGTATTGAATTTCGGCATCTCAGGTACGAAAGCAAATGTATCGTAGTTCGGTAGCGGTTCGGTCACGAGTGGGAAATCGCGCAAGTGGAACCATTCCTTATATGTCGAATGACTACCATGTTCACGGATATCAGCAAAGGCTTTATGGTGGAAGCCAGCGTGATTAAAGACGGCATCTAGCATGATGCGAATACCATGTGCATGTAACAAATCAACCATTTCCTTGAATTTTTCTTTAGTGCCGAACTGTGGATCAATTTCTAAGTAATCAATCGTATCGTATTTATGATTCGATTTCGCCAAGAAGATCGGACAGAAGTAAATGCCAGTAATACCGAGCTCAACAAGGTAGTCGATATGATCGATGACACCCTGGAAATCTCCACCGAAGAGATTCGTCGTCGTTGGTGCCGTGCTGTTCCATGGAAGTGTACCAGCCGGATCGTTCGTCGTATCGCCATTTGCGAAGCGGTCTGGGAAGATTTGATACCAGACCGTATCCTGGACCCAATCCGGTGCAGTGAATACATCGACTGCATTAAGGAAAGGAACGCAGAAATAATATCCAGTGTCATCGAGTGGTTTTTCGTCGAACCATCCACGTTCTGTAAAGACTTGACTTGTCGCACCGTCATGGAGACGGAAACCATATCGTAGACGACGGAAGGGTGGAACGACATCGATGAACCAATAATCATATAGTTCATCAGAGCCACTACGCTTCATCGGCGTTTCGAATGTATTCCAGTAGTT contains:
- a CDS encoding cation:proton antiporter, with amino-acid sequence MEIFFYAGLILIGLFTISYLSERFHIPSILAFILIGIVLGFYYDPPEELKLGGEAGIIVLFFLLGLKFSVADLLIQLRSIWKAGVIDILLSFGGTILLTLSFGFSIAESFLIGCVLYATSSSISARLLDREPDKHQDVNRFVLSLLVFEDLMAPILLTTAPFVLGTETFSVAKISIIFLGFAFFFIALIIMTLFIRRRKRLVDSLYRHPDAGIGIIGLILLFSGIGILFGLSEVLGAFIIGILLTELDETRYLRRLVTPFQDLLLPLFFITFGMSFELTDGLPIDLFFFALVIWGVVSKFLVGYLGGRSFGLSNYHAIESGFCLGPRGEFSILFITLASGAFVTLTGIYIFVSAFLGILLFRISTGLTNRTHATARKIKKKLN
- a CDS encoding glycoside hydrolase family 13 protein, coding for MFKEAVFHRAMSPFVYKYDERTIHIRLQTKKNDVDRVDLIWGDPYDWHTENPDAADWNFDPSKSNYWNTFETPMKRSGSDELYDYWFIDVVPPFRRLRYGFRLHDGATSQVFTERGWFDEKPLDDTGYYFCVPFLNAVDVFTAPDWVQDTVWYQIFPDRFANGDTTNDPAGTLPWNSTAPTTTNLFGGDFQGVIDHIDYLVELGITGIYFCPIFLAKSNHKYDTIDYLEIDPQFGTKEKFKEMVDLLHAHGIRIMLDAVFNHAGFHHKAFADIREHGSHSTYKEWFHLRDFPLVTEPLPNYDTFAFVPEMPKFNTENDEVKSYLLHVARYWVEEFGIDGWRLDVANEVDHAFWRDFRQVVKEVNPDTYILGEIWHDSQEWLLGDQFDAVMNYPFTNAALNFFALDKTKATSYANDMSHVLFSNTMNVNEVTFNLIGSHDTPRALTRAGNNKQKLRLLLLSMLTFSGSPVIYYGDEIGLDGDQDPGCRKCMPWDPEEQDQELFAYTRHLLQLRKQHKTLANQGHISFVHANDETNTIIMRRMSPEGLYYIYFNNSDVPVSLTAPQAGRGLDLLTNTHQQTLDVSLPAYSGTIVQVL
- a CDS encoding carotenoid biosynthesis protein, which produces MEQFHKRLWIFFSIWFAIGLILVGFSLLPPWLEWANAVFLFASGLYAALYFWHVLPKGRLVIPFIFFGSIIIESIGVHTGWPFGTYRYESDFGVQLLGVPITIGAAWLSVMGASLAFSRLFSFRYSTLILVPLFAVWLDLAIDPVAANVKSYWLWQDGGWYYDIPTQNFFGWYGTALVFSFFINRYQVKATDAALEQNNQYLFLMLHTLFGVTAGVAGLYGVTLVSLSAFIVYFIVKRGVIVERSKQKQIS
- the pssA gene encoding CDP-diacylglycerol--serine O-phosphatidyltransferase, coding for MMSSIDEVAGGIILWKDRVRNSIPNLFTFGNLYCGFLAIVMAAKGDFQNATLLIVIAMMLDSLDGRLARMLGVAGDFGKELDSLADIVTFGVAPAMMAYYTYFYEFGEVGLLISALFPLFGAFRLARFNLSATNVASAYFSGVPITAAGGILAVVTLFSGRMNDLMVPLVFTGLAFLMVSRVKIPSFKDIPVPRHTFVITFTLLYVTYVMIARSNEWSTFWFVAVPLYIAFLLFSFIKKKKQKQHSNG
- a CDS encoding enoyl-CoA hydratase/isomerase family protein codes for the protein MKRELNYVVKDQIATLTLARPKQLNALTSNLLEELADALEEANQDEEVRVIVLTGEGRGFCAGQDLKTVSPELDHGEYLKQYYHPVVWAIAKSKKPTIAAINGVAAGAGLSLTLACDFRLVHAEAKLSLGFINIGLVPDAGAPYFLPRLIGAAKATELALLGDTISADEAVSLNLATRSIESEKFGEEVTAFARQLANRPTKVIGYIKQLQAASYENNLEEMLAQEIVYQSRAGKTEDHRHAVESFIEKKRPVFVGR
- the ybaK gene encoding Cys-tRNA(Pro) deacylase, with product MSKTNVERLLKQSKIDFESLTYSVDLDDLSAEAAARKINYPLSTIFKTLVLKMVENKYVFVVISGEEELSLKAAAKALHSKKVALVPMKELEFLTGYIRGGVSAIGAKKNFPVLLSDRAIHEPFIIISAGKRGHQVRLNPHDFLSFTQGILFTNG
- a CDS encoding MATE family efflux transporter, translated to MKTVKQPSLFHITWPLFIEIALHMSLGIIATLILSYYSDSAAAAVGVSNQILNIFIILFNITSVGATIIIGQYLGARKTQNARQTARSAFAINLYTGLIVSLTVVLFGRQLLGFFSLEGETLVYGETFIKIVGLFLFLEAISLTLGAILRSHGFTKNAMYVTLLMNFVSAFGNVIAVLGLFGIPVLGVAGVAWSIVIARTIAVLVLFFVVYRKLSLRFTVKDLIHFNREDVKRIMNIGIPSAGEGISYQFSQLIITGFIATIGEAALSARVYVSNITMLCFLFTLAIAQGTQLLVARQVGAQQFEQAYGRAVKTLKIAVFASFISAVALASFGSSILSAFTSSPEIIAIGIPLLWASVILEPGRAMNIVLMGTLKSAGDVRFPVAIGILSMWGIAVVLSYTLGLGFGLGLLGIWIAFSADEWFRGIFAMKRWHGRKWVQYSLVKGETHEQNERREASEAV